One genomic window of Aedes albopictus strain Foshan unplaced genomic scaffold, AalbF5 HiC_scaffold_471, whole genome shotgun sequence includes the following:
- the LOC134284664 gene encoding centrosomal and chromosomal factor-like: protein MAIGSNLHNQQQQPQQHHQTPPSCQQQNQQQLQTPTLSNLTPAHSQPSQPQQQQQQQHHSHLSNLLSNNPYASSYGRQAAYDPIGQNPQDVGKNSATKVPELINLGYNSGSNESSASSHKNQPQQQQDIPMNMGNKPAGADASTKEKELTKQQQMFELMGAMGAYGNPMDISISKSKAFDMFNRAATMTFPRGFHGTGGGGGSASGPSQPQHQDLTKMGYTGSTTGYDQMQANPNKAHDMSGANAYNMQQQTHQQPQQQSHQQSTKSNQSDLIAAGNIRGNVSTGTYEQRSTGNAPQQQQQGNMDLSSGYKSFSGSTTSSLMDPALRNLASLSSLYQGDGSSGFYDKSIPPAAHMFGKNLPNHPSGASSAAAVATTSTLQQMFNSSMAYSATRDQSSSYGTNYHQRNDLLNQGQKVPLNIPTVSNTSAPAEPAKPKRSRKKKDTQEVMQQQMQQQQQAHQHQPAQPDAAHQGFQAYPGLKTSQSSNSTSGSQSNPAGSNAPGNVGSNSVGNSEPSAISLKTANVVPGSAFNFGSGPGGLGLPSSLYSETSSYLDEFRSNPNPYPYLASSHRGPGSAGSASAEATDKSLNSSASTASAVAAVAAAAAAAHQPPPAASPYHQFLSHPSSRAPYQFMNQLEPLHQQYIRQEEIRAQMMLNQSLALGAPGAHGPPPGAYGQPGAAYHHALGMHKPYDAMNSMNRPPWL, encoded by the exons ATGGCAATTGGTTCGAAT TTACATAACCAGCAGCAACAACCACAGCAACACCATCAAACACCTCCATCTTGCCAACAGCAGAATCAACAACAGTTACAAACTCCAACTTTGAGTAACCTAACTCCAGCTCATTCACAACCCAGTCAaccgcagcagcaacagcaacaacagcatcATAGCCATTTGAGCAATCTTCTCAGCAACAATCCCTACGCATCCAGCTATGGCAGGCAAGCTGCTTATGATCCCATTGGACAGAATCCTCAGGATGTTGGCAAAAACTCGGCGACCAAAGTACCTGAACTGATCAATTTGGGCTACAACAGTGGCAGTAACGAAAGCAGTGCCAGTAGCCATAAGAACCAACCTCAGCAACAGCAAGACATTCCCATGAATATGGGAAATAAACCAGCTGGTGCGGATGCGTCGACCAAGGAGAAAGAGCTTACTAAGCAGCAGCAAATGTTTGAGCTTATGGGAGCCATGGGAGCATATGGAAATCCAATGGATATCTCGATTTCCAAATCCAAGGCTTTTGATATGTTCAATCGAGCGGCTACGATGACATTTCCTCGTGGATTCCACGGTACCGGTGGCGGTGGGGGTTCGGCCAGTGGACCAAGTCAACCACAACACCAAGATCTTACTAAGATGGGATACACTGGAAGCACAACTGGATATGATCAGATGCAAGCCAATCCCAATAAGGCTCATGACATGAGTGGTGCAAATGCTTACAATATGCAACAGCAAACACACCAACAGCCGCAGCAGCAATCTCATCAGCAGTCAACAAAAAGCAATCAAAGCGATCTGATTGCAGCGGGGAACATTCGTGGAAACGTTTCTACCGGAACGTACGAACAAAGGTCAACCGGTAATGCtccacagcaacaacaacagggaAATATGGATCTCAGCTCCGGATACAAATCGTTCAGCGGTTCTACGACTTCTTCGTTGATGGATCCGGCATTGCGAAATTTGGCTTCACTTTCATCGTTGTACCAGGGTGATGGTTCATCAGGATTCTATGACAAGAGTATTCCCCCAGCTGCCCATATGTTTGGGAAAAATCTACCAAACCATCCATCGGGAGCTTCTTCTGCAGCAGCGGTGGCGACAACATCAACGCTTCAGCAGATGTTCAATTCGTCAATGGCCTACAGTGCAACTCGAGATCAATCAAGCTCGTACGGAACGAATTACCACCAAAGGAATGATTTACTCAATCAAGGGCAAAAAGTTCCATTGAATATTCCCACAGTATCGAATACGTCTGCTCCGGCGGAACCTGCAAAGCCCAAACGAAGCAGGAAAAAGAAAGATACGCAAGAGGTAATGCAACAACAaatgcaacagcaacaacaagcaCATCAACACCAACCAGCACAACCCGATGCGGCTCATCAAGGATTCCAAGCATACCCCGGACTCAAAACCAGCCAATCCTCAAACTCCACGTCAGGTAGTCAATCGAATCCGGCGGGTTCCAATGCTCCTGGTAATGTTGGATCTAATTCCGTAGGAAACTCCGAACCGTCTGCCATTTCTCTGAAAACGGCCAACGTTGTCCCTGGAAGCGCCTTCAATTTTGGATCTGGACCAGGAGGGCTTGGCCTTCCTTCCAGCTTGTATAGTGAAACTTCTTCCTATCTGGATGAATTCCGCAGCAATCCGAATCCATATCCATACCTTGCATCTAGTCACCGAGGACCTGGCTCAGCCGGATCAGCATCAGCTGAAGCAACTGATAAATCCCTCAATTCATCGGCGTCCACTGCCTCAGCAGTGGCAGCAGTTGCAGCAGCAGCTGCGGCTGCTCATCAACCTCCACCGGCAGCCTCCCCGTACCATCAGTTCCTGTCGCATCCTTCTTCCCGAGCACCATATCAGTTTATGAATCAACTAGAACCGCTACATCAGCAATATATCCGCCAGGAGGAGATTCGAGCCCAAATGATGCTGAATCAAAGCCTCGCCTTGGGTGCTCCAGGGGCCCATGGACCACCTCCCGGGGCGTATGGTCAGCCTGGTGCCGCCTATCACCATGCACTCGGAATGCATAAGCCCTACGATGCAATGAACTCGATGAATCGACCACCCTGGCTATAA